The Zingiber officinale cultivar Zhangliang chromosome 9A, Zo_v1.1, whole genome shotgun sequence genome window below encodes:
- the LOC122021948 gene encoding YTH domain-containing protein ECT2-like, whose product MDTNDHADYLLGNNVNPEQELPSGSESLFQPNVASSAHLQHTGSSGPLSRSRPPRTITTMTGSSTSLLGSEGSKTTIGIDRGHLEDTAKVLNLKPNSSAQCNFPGEDNRPVYKARNLTSDSQSVEATQGHYISQTINSTSHKRGVGLLNRQNYAKPRVTGQSAFGYDKFGRNGNYSSCRNTQDLREAVRGPRANRGTYKSSFGSTDRKSNPSQLVCRSKYNKLDFQTKYAEAKFFMIKSFNEDDIHKSIKYNVWASTPRGNEKLDAAYWDAQRVMSKGSKCPIFLFFSVNASCQYVGLAEMLGPVDFNKDMDFWQQEKWKGFFPLKWHIIKDIPNRHFQHITLENNDNKPVSFSKDTQEIGLPQGLQMLQIFKDYSPTTMLLDDLEFYEKREKSLQATRWRRSAMMNYDRRLYDEMNYAEHLEEALSNLNVTGKSGNKFDHLPSSNYTRFGS is encoded by the exons atGGACACCAATGATCATGCTGACTATCTTCTTGGAAACAATGTGAATCCAGAGCAAGAACTGCCTTCAGGCTCAGAAAGTCTTTTTCAGCCAAATGTGGCTTCATCAGCCCATCTTCAGCACACTGGGTCTTCAGGACCACTGAGCAGATCTAGACCTCCTAGAACAATAACAACCATGACTGGATCTTCAACATCCCTATTGGGTTCTGAAGGTTCAAAAACTACTATAGGAATTGACAGAGGCCATTTAGAAGATACTGCAAAGGTATTGAATCTGAAGCCAAATTCTTCTGCTCAATGTAACTTTCCTGGTGAAGATAACAGGCCTGTTTACAAG GCTCGAAATCTGACTTCTGATTCTCAATCAGTTGAAGCTACTCAGGGTCATTATATCTCACAAACAATAAACTCAACTTCTCACAAGCGAGGGGTTGGGCTTCTTAATAGGCAAAACTATGCTAAACCAAGAGTGACAGGACAAAGTGCCTTTGGCTATGACAAGTTTGGAAGGAATGGTAATTATAGCTCATGTAGGAACACTCAAGATTTAAGGGAGGCAGTTCGGGGTCCACGGGCTAATAGAGGCACATACAAGAGTTCTTTTGGCTCAACGGATAGAAAGTCGAATCCAAGTCAGCTTGTGTGTAGAAGTAAATACAATAAGCTAGATTTTCAGACCAAGTATGCGGAAGCCAAATTTTTCATGATAAAGTCATTTAATGAAGATGACATTCACAAAAGCATCAAATATAACGTGTGGGCAAGTACACCGCGAGGAAATGAAAAGTTGGATGCTGCATATTGGGATGCACAAAGAGtaatgtcaaagggttcaaagtgtCCAATTTTCCTGTTCTTCTCG GTTAATGCCAGTTGCCAGTATGTAGGGTTGGCTGAGATGCTTGGACCTGTCGATTTTAACAAGGACATGGATTTTTGGCAGCAGGAAAAATGGAAGGGGTTTTTCCCACTCAAATGGCACATTATAAAGGACATACCGAACCGACATTTTCAGCATATTACACTTGAAAATAACGACAACAAACCCGTATCTTTTAGCAAGGACACCCAGGAG ATAGGGCTTCCACAAGGTCTCCAAATGCTGCAAATTTTCAAAGACTACAGTCCGACAACTATGCTGCTTGATGACTTAGAGTTCTATGAAAAGAGAGAGAAGTCGCTTCAGGCTACAAGATGGCGACGATCTGCAATGATGAATTATGATAGAAGGCTTTATGACGAAATGAATTATGCG GAACACTTGGAAGAAGCACTCAGTAATCTGAATGTGACTGGGAAGTCTGGAAACAAGTTTGATCACCTGCCGTCATCTAACTACACAAGATTCGGTTCATAA